DNA from Candidatus Omnitrophota bacterium:
TTCTTAGGAGCAAACCACCCGCGGTTCGCGGGCTATATTAGGCAGAAAAAGTAGAAGAGCCATCTTGGCTCTTTCTTTCGCTACTCAAGAGGCTGGAAGCCTCTTCTACTCTGGTGTTTCAGAAGAGTTACAAAATAATACCAATCTGCATTAAGAATGTCGCTTTTCAAATTCCTCTCCCAAGATGGGGAGAGGTTAGGTGAGGGTTGATATTATTGGACTTATTATTCCCTCACCCTAACCCTCTCCCAGAGGGCGATGGAAATTATAGGCGCCAATCTAAATGAAAGTTGGTATAACTTCCTTTCACCTTTGGGTGATAAGGCTGCTCTTACACATCATTATTGAAAATTAGGATTAATATTCTCAAACTAATTTCCAACTGCCGTTTTTAAGATCATTTGAAAGTAGGGGCGCATTGCAACGCGCCCCTACGCTTTGAATTGTCTACAACGCCCACATGCCCCCATTGACGTCGATCGTTACGCCTACGAGATAACTGCTATCGTCCGAGGCGAGGAAACTGATGACCTTTGCAATTTCTTCCGGCGTTCCCTGCCTTCCGATGGGGACGCGGGTTAACAGCTTCTCCATCATATCCGGCGGCGTGTATTTTTCGTGGAAGGGCGTATCGATGAGACCCGGCGCCACGCCGTTAACGCGGATGCCGTATTGAATCAACTCTTTACCCATGGCTTGGGTCATGGTAATTGCGCCTCCCTTGGCGACGCCATAGGGCATGGCTCCCGGCCCGCCGCCGAATCGTCCCGCCACGGACGAGTTGATGACGATCGTTCCTTCTCCGCGTTCCTTCATTTTGGCGCCGATTTTCTGGGACAAGAAAAAGACGCTCCACAAGTTCAATTTCATCACCTCGTCCCACGTCTCTTTAGTTATCTCGAAGAAGAATTGGCGTTCTACCAATCCCCCGGCGTTGTTGACCAGGATATCGATGGGACCGAATTCGTTCTCGACGCGGTACGTCAATTCCTCGATATGGAAGTCATCCGTCAGATCGGCTTGCATCCGCCAGATTCTGCAACCGATCCGTTTCAGTTCGGCGTCCAGGTCGACGGCGCCCGCTTCGTTGCGATGATAGGTGAAGGCGATATCGGCGCCCTCTTTCGCCATCGCGATAGCGGCGGCTTTGCCGATGCCGCTGCTGGCGCCGGTGATCAATACTTTTTTATAATCGAATCTCATGACTTTATTCCTCGGAGAATATCAATGTCGGCGGGATGGGATATCTCCCGCTCTTTTCGCCAAAAATCCGGATGCCATCCGCCGTTTGGATCGTAATGCTCACGGGTTTGTCTTTGTCGATCAGCTTGACAGGAACTTCCATCGTCTGCAAGAAGCCGTAACTGCTGGGCGGCGCCATTTCGAGTATATTGCTCAAAATCCCGCGATAATCCGCCGGATCGTTCGGCAGAACCGCTTTTCCTATGGATTGCCCATTGACCAATACTTCCACGGTAGAAGGATAAACGTTATTGACATCCGTCTGAGGAGTGCATACCGTGCGGATTTTCTCTTTCCAATCCACGCGTTGAATTCCCGCGCAGGCGCCCATCTCGCAGATGAATTGCGCTTTTTTGATTTTGGATAGATCCAAATCTTTGGGCAATTCGATTTCATAGGTTATCGCCGCCTTGCCGGGAAGGGAAACGGCGTCGCGCTTGCCCTTGGGAAAGTCCATTACTTCTCCCTCGGCCTTTTTATAATCCGCAGGATTCCAACATACGGTCCCTTTC
Protein-coding regions in this window:
- a CDS encoding SDR family oxidoreductase, whose product is MRFDYKKVLITGASSGIGKAAAIAMAKEGADIAFTYHRNEAGAVDLDAELKRIGCRIWRMQADLTDDFHIEELTYRVENEFGPIDILVNNAGGLVERQFFFEITKETWDEVMKLNLWSVFFLSQKIGAKMKERGEGTIVINSSVAGRFGGGPGAMPYGVAKGGAITMTQAMGKELIQYGIRVNGVAPGLIDTPFHEKYTPPDMMEKLLTRVPIGRQGTPEEIAKVISFLASDDSSYLVGVTIDVNGGMWAL